The following proteins come from a genomic window of Tepidiforma thermophila:
- a CDS encoding NADP-dependent isocitrate dehydrogenase has translation MAKIPITVARGDGIGPEIMDATLRILEAAGAELEIEEIEIGEQAYLKGYSAGIAPEAWESLRRTKVFLKAPITTPQGGGFKSLNVTVRKTLGLYANVRPCTAYAPFVETKHPGMDVVIIRENEEDLYAGIEHRQTDQVYQCLKLITRPGTEKIVRYAFEYARMNGRKKVTCFTKDNIMKMTDGLFHKVFEEVAAEYPGIEAEHWIVDIGAAKLADTPEAFDVVVLPNLYGDILSDVAAQIAGSVGLAGSANIGEHGAMFEAIHGSAPRRAGQDLANPSGLLLGAVMMLVHIGQSDVATRVHNAWLRTIEDGIHTYDIYDPGVSKEKVGTRAFADAVIARLGQEPQHLKPVRYTAEGRFTPPPLKPQPRAKKETIGVDVFVHDPETTPDGLAARLQALEGDGLHLAMITNRGVKVWPEGLPETFCTDHWRCRFKADGPISHTAIVGLLGRLAGAGIDFIKTEHLCTFDGEEAFSKGQGE, from the coding sequence ATGGCGAAAATTCCGATTACGGTTGCGCGGGGTGACGGGATCGGCCCGGAGATTATGGATGCGACGCTGCGCATCCTGGAGGCTGCGGGGGCGGAGCTGGAGATCGAGGAGATCGAGATTGGCGAACAGGCGTACCTGAAGGGGTACAGCGCCGGTATTGCGCCGGAGGCGTGGGAATCGCTGCGGCGGACGAAGGTGTTCCTGAAGGCGCCGATCACGACGCCGCAGGGCGGGGGCTTCAAGAGCCTCAACGTGACGGTGCGGAAGACGCTGGGCCTGTATGCGAACGTGCGGCCCTGCACAGCCTATGCGCCGTTTGTCGAGACGAAGCACCCGGGGATGGACGTCGTCATCATCCGCGAGAACGAAGAGGACCTCTACGCGGGGATTGAGCATCGGCAGACCGACCAGGTGTACCAGTGCCTGAAGCTGATTACGCGGCCGGGCACAGAGAAGATCGTGCGGTACGCGTTCGAATACGCGCGGATGAACGGGCGGAAGAAGGTCACCTGCTTCACGAAAGATAACATCATGAAGATGACCGACGGCCTCTTCCACAAGGTGTTCGAGGAGGTCGCGGCGGAGTACCCGGGCATCGAGGCGGAGCACTGGATTGTCGACATCGGGGCCGCGAAGCTGGCGGACACGCCGGAGGCGTTCGATGTGGTGGTGCTGCCGAACCTGTACGGCGACATCCTGAGCGACGTGGCGGCACAGATTGCGGGGTCGGTGGGCCTGGCGGGCTCGGCGAACATCGGCGAGCACGGTGCGATGTTCGAGGCGATTCACGGTTCGGCGCCGCGGCGGGCCGGGCAGGACCTCGCGAATCCGTCGGGCCTGCTGCTGGGCGCGGTGATGATGCTGGTGCACATCGGGCAATCGGATGTAGCGACGCGGGTGCACAACGCGTGGCTGCGGACGATCGAGGACGGCATCCACACGTACGACATCTACGACCCGGGCGTGAGCAAGGAGAAGGTGGGTACGCGGGCCTTCGCCGATGCGGTGATTGCGCGGCTGGGGCAGGAGCCGCAGCACCTGAAGCCGGTGCGGTACACGGCGGAGGGGCGGTTCACGCCGCCGCCGCTGAAGCCGCAGCCGCGGGCGAAGAAGGAGACGATCGGGGTGGATGTCTTCGTGCACGACCCGGAGACGACGCCGGACGGGCTGGCGGCGCGGCTCCAGGCGCTGGAGGGCGACGGGCTGCACCTGGCGATGATCACGAACCGCGGGGTGAAGGTCTGGCCCGAGGGGCTCCCGGAGACGTTCTGCACGGACCACTGGCGGTGCCGGTTCAAGGCGGACGGGCCGATCAGCCACACGGCGATTGTGGGACTGCTGGGGCGGCTGGCGGGAGCCGGCATCGACTTCATCAAGACCGAGCACCTGTGCACCTTCGACGGCGAGGAGGCCTTCTCGAAGGGGCAGGGGGAGTGA
- a CDS encoding DinB family protein: protein MARLPADLEDVLARYVRGPALVREAVNGAGPGVISRAGSGGWSVRDVLVHLADAELVRASRLRFMLAEEEPPALPGFDEGRWKRRLQYLWRSPEAALALYDALVYSNAELLRQFPAEAFGRDGLVDGERVTVAELLQRGAAHSEEHADQIRALRAELGDRPGR from the coding sequence ATGGCGCGGCTGCCCGCTGACCTGGAGGATGTCCTGGCGCGCTACGTGCGCGGCCCGGCCCTGGTGCGCGAGGCGGTGAACGGCGCCGGGCCGGGCGTCATCTCCCGGGCGGGGAGCGGCGGCTGGAGCGTGCGGGATGTGCTGGTGCACCTCGCGGATGCGGAGCTGGTCCGGGCGAGCCGGCTGCGGTTCATGCTCGCTGAGGAGGAGCCGCCGGCGCTCCCGGGGTTCGACGAAGGGCGATGGAAACGGCGGCTCCAGTACCTTTGGCGCAGCCCGGAAGCGGCGCTCGCGCTGTACGACGCCCTCGTGTATTCGAATGCGGAGCTGCTGCGGCAGTTCCCGGCGGAGGCGTTCGGGCGCGACGGGCTGGTCGATGGGGAGCGGGTGACGGTGGCGGAGCTCCTGCAGCGGGGTGCAGCGCACAGCGAGGAGCATGCGGACCAGATCCGTGCGCTGCGGGCGGAGCTGGGCGACCGGCCTGGCCGCTAG
- a CDS encoding PaaI family thioesterase: MAKESRPPMGFQLLVGFDMTERGEGFSRCELEVEEKHLNPHGVVHGGVVYTLADTGMGAAVYSVLEPHESCATIELKVVYIAPVRAGRLVCESRVLHRGRRVIVLESEVRNGDRLAAKALGTFAVIANSNQGGEDGQ, from the coding sequence ATGGCGAAGGAGTCCCGGCCGCCGATGGGCTTCCAGCTGCTCGTTGGGTTCGACATGACGGAGCGGGGCGAAGGGTTCAGCCGGTGCGAGCTGGAGGTGGAGGAGAAACACCTGAACCCGCACGGCGTGGTGCACGGGGGTGTGGTGTACACGCTGGCCGATACGGGGATGGGGGCCGCGGTCTACAGCGTCCTTGAGCCGCACGAATCGTGCGCGACCATCGAGCTGAAGGTGGTGTACATCGCGCCGGTGCGTGCGGGGCGGCTGGTGTGCGAGTCGCGGGTGCTCCACCGCGGGCGACGGGTGATCGTGCTGGAATCCGAGGTTCGGAACGGCGACCGGCTGGCGGCGAAGGCACTGGGGACGTTCGCGGTGATCGCAAACAGCAACCAAGGAGGCGAAGATGGCCAGTGA
- a CDS encoding MOSC domain-containing protein, whose protein sequence is MASELAGKGTVVSLNVSQGGVPKLPVAEAQVTRLGMEGDRQANPNVHGGPERALCLFSADLIAALQAEGHPIAPGTTGENVTIAGLDWAEVAPGTRWRLGGEVEIEITQPTTPCKTIAASFAGGDFNRIHHARFPGWSRVYARVLREGVVRTGDPVTRVEAERG, encoded by the coding sequence ATGGCCAGTGAGCTGGCCGGTAAAGGCACGGTCGTTTCGTTGAATGTGTCGCAGGGCGGGGTGCCGAAGCTGCCGGTGGCGGAGGCGCAGGTGACGCGGCTGGGGATGGAGGGCGACCGGCAGGCGAACCCGAACGTGCACGGGGGGCCGGAGCGGGCGCTCTGCCTGTTTTCGGCTGACCTGATCGCGGCGCTGCAGGCGGAAGGGCACCCGATCGCGCCCGGAACGACGGGGGAGAACGTGACAATCGCCGGGCTGGACTGGGCGGAGGTGGCGCCGGGCACGCGGTGGCGGCTGGGCGGGGAGGTGGAAATTGAGATCACGCAGCCAACAACGCCATGTAAGACGATTGCGGCGTCGTTTGCGGGCGGCGACTTCAACCGGATCCACCACGCGCGGTTCCCCGGGTGGAGCCGGGTGTACGCGCGGGTGCTGCGGGAGGGCGTGGTGCGGACCGGCGACCCGGTTACCCGGGTCGAGGCGGAGCGGGGTTAG
- a CDS encoding alpha/beta fold hydrolase: protein MTSPEPQVVSVRNGMFQVPVYRKGTGQPLLYLHAAGGIRKGMTPEMLALAEHYDVIVPTHPGWDETPGLEHIDDVHDMVVYYQDFCDAIGLTSFFLAGHSIGGMFAAELAAARPDMVKKLVLVCPVGLWMDEAPVTDLFILMPNEIPGVIFGDLSNPVIPKLFPPPANEEEMAEAYYFQLANFSATGKFIWPIPDKGLKKRLHRIKAPTLIVWGDQDRLVPPAYAELFRSKIPNAQVAMIPGAGHMVPLENTPEFTRVVTEFLG from the coding sequence ATGACCTCACCCGAGCCCCAGGTCGTCTCCGTCCGGAACGGCATGTTCCAGGTCCCCGTCTACCGCAAGGGCACCGGTCAGCCGCTCCTCTACCTCCACGCCGCCGGTGGCATCCGCAAAGGCATGACCCCCGAAATGCTCGCCCTCGCCGAGCACTACGACGTCATCGTCCCCACCCACCCCGGCTGGGACGAAACCCCCGGCCTCGAGCACATCGACGACGTCCACGACATGGTCGTCTACTACCAGGACTTCTGCGACGCCATCGGCCTCACCTCCTTCTTCCTCGCCGGCCACTCCATCGGCGGCATGTTCGCTGCCGAACTCGCCGCCGCCCGCCCCGATATGGTCAAAAAGCTCGTCCTCGTCTGCCCCGTCGGCCTCTGGATGGACGAGGCGCCCGTCACCGACCTCTTCATCCTCATGCCCAACGAAATCCCCGGCGTCATCTTCGGCGACCTCTCCAACCCCGTCATCCCGAAGCTCTTCCCGCCGCCCGCCAACGAGGAAGAGATGGCCGAGGCCTACTACTTCCAGCTCGCTAACTTCAGCGCCACCGGCAAGTTCATCTGGCCCATCCCCGATAAGGGCCTGAAGAAGCGGCTCCACCGGATCAAGGCGCCGACCCTCATCGTCTGGGGCGACCAGGACAGGCTCGTCCCGCCCGCCTACGCCGAGCTCTTCCGCTCCAAGATTCCCAACGCCCAGGTCGCCATGATCCCCGGAGCCGGCCACATGGTCCCGCTCGAAAATACCCCCGAATTCACCCGCGTCGTGACGGAGTTCCTCGGCTAA
- a CDS encoding nitroreductase family protein, with protein sequence MDLYDVMRTAFSAREFTADPVEDATLYRILENARFAPSGGNRQGWRVIIIRDPATKAAIAEAAIPAARRYAAQVAAGENPWNTVVPTKLTPEQIAATPVPPILTEPYRNAPVLLAVCVDLSVVASIDQELPRVGIASGASIYPFAWNILLAARNEGLGGTLTTMPIAREPDLQALLHLPPHVAVATIITLGRPARQLTRLRRKPVEAFATLERYDGPPFTRPA encoded by the coding sequence ATGGACCTCTACGACGTCATGCGCACCGCCTTCTCCGCGCGCGAATTCACCGCCGACCCCGTCGAGGACGCCACCCTCTACCGCATCCTCGAAAACGCCCGCTTCGCCCCAAGCGGCGGCAACCGCCAGGGCTGGCGCGTCATCATCATCCGCGACCCCGCAACGAAAGCCGCCATCGCCGAAGCTGCCATCCCCGCTGCCCGTCGCTACGCAGCCCAGGTCGCCGCCGGCGAAAACCCCTGGAACACGGTCGTCCCCACCAAACTCACCCCCGAGCAGATCGCGGCCACCCCCGTCCCCCCGATCCTGACCGAGCCCTACCGCAATGCCCCCGTCCTCCTCGCGGTCTGCGTCGACCTCTCCGTCGTCGCCTCCATCGACCAGGAGCTCCCGCGGGTCGGCATCGCCAGCGGCGCCTCCATCTACCCCTTCGCCTGGAATATCCTCCTCGCCGCCCGCAACGAAGGGCTCGGCGGCACCCTGACCACCATGCCCATCGCCCGCGAGCCCGACCTCCAGGCCCTCCTCCACCTGCCCCCGCACGTCGCCGTCGCCACCATCATCACCCTCGGGCGCCCCGCCCGGCAGCTCACCCGCCTCCGCCGCAAGCCCGTCGAAGCCTTCGCCACCCTCGAGCGCTACGACGGCCCGCCCTTCACCCGCCCTGCCTGA
- a CDS encoding helix-turn-helix transcriptional regulator → MAEWSLFTNHANVLLAITRNPDIRLRELAAEVGISERAVKRIVADLERAGYLQRERHGRRNHYQINTEAAVATPIARGVHLGALITALLPMIAQSI, encoded by the coding sequence ATGGCTGAGTGGTCTCTCTTCACCAATCACGCAAACGTCCTCCTCGCCATCACCCGCAACCCGGATATCCGCCTCCGCGAACTCGCCGCCGAAGTCGGCATCAGCGAGCGCGCCGTCAAGCGCATCGTCGCCGACCTCGAACGCGCCGGGTACCTCCAGCGTGAGCGCCACGGCCGCCGCAACCACTACCAGATCAACACCGAGGCCGCCGTCGCCACCCCCATCGCCCGCGGGGTCCACCTTGGCGCGCTCATCACCGCGCTCCTCCCCATGATCGCGCAGTCCATCTAG
- a CDS encoding acylphosphatase: MERAPNALYILEHRQIIIRGQVQGIGIRLWLRNVANSLNLFGSCRLLPDGTLQVHVQGERNLVKQFIIACKRGPSDARIDGIEVTSLPLDQRLGAFVVER, from the coding sequence ATGGAGCGCGCACCCAACGCCCTCTATATCCTCGAACACCGCCAAATCATCATCCGGGGCCAGGTGCAGGGCATCGGCATCCGCCTCTGGCTCCGCAACGTCGCCAACTCCCTCAACCTCTTCGGCTCCTGCCGCCTCCTCCCCGACGGCACCCTCCAGGTTCACGTCCAGGGCGAACGCAACCTCGTTAAGCAGTTCATCATCGCCTGCAAGCGCGGCCCCTCCGATGCCCGCATCGACGGCATCGAGGTCACCTCGCTCCCCCTCGACCAGCGCCTCGGCGCCTTCGTCGTCGAACGCTGA
- the groL gene encoding chaperonin GroEL (60 kDa chaperone family; promotes refolding of misfolded polypeptides especially under stressful conditions; forms two stacked rings of heptamers to form a barrel-shaped 14mer; ends can be capped by GroES; misfolded proteins enter the barrel where they are refolded when GroES binds) encodes MAKQLLFDEEARHSLKRGIDALADAVKITLGPKGRNVVLDKKFGAPTITNDGVTIAKDIELEDPFENIGAQLAKEIASKTNDIAGDGTTTATVLGQAIVQEGLKNVAAGANPMALKRGLEAGAAALVEAIKKNSIKVTERAQMAQVATISANNDPAIGELIGECMEKVGKDGVITVEESKSIQTEVEYVDGMAFDRGYISPYFVTNPERMEAVVEDPYILITDKKLSSVQEILPVLERILQVTKNLVIICGDLEGEALATLAVNKLRGTLNVLAVKAPGFGDRQKDNLGDIAVLTGGQVISEEIGRTLESVDISDLGRARRVVSTKEETTIIEGKGKKKDIDARIAQIRAILEEAKSDWDREKAQERLGKLAGSVAVIKVGAATEVELKEKKHRVEDALSATRAAVEEGIVPGGGVALLNAAPALDKLKLEGDEATGVRILRRALEEPLRRIAINAGKDGSVIVEEVKKLPKGHGYDAAKDEFGDMVAKGIIDPAKVTRSAIENAVSIAAMVLTTNCLVTEKPEKEQNPTPPPMY; translated from the coding sequence ATGGCAAAGCAGCTGCTCTTCGACGAAGAAGCACGTCATTCCCTGAAGCGCGGCATCGACGCCCTCGCCGATGCCGTCAAAATCACCCTCGGGCCCAAGGGCCGCAACGTCGTCCTCGATAAAAAGTTCGGCGCACCCACCATCACCAACGACGGCGTCACCATCGCCAAGGACATCGAACTCGAAGACCCCTTCGAGAACATCGGCGCCCAGCTGGCCAAGGAGATCGCCTCCAAGACCAACGACATCGCCGGTGACGGCACCACCACCGCCACCGTCCTCGGCCAGGCGATCGTCCAGGAAGGCCTGAAGAACGTCGCTGCCGGCGCCAACCCCATGGCCCTCAAGCGCGGCCTCGAAGCCGGCGCCGCCGCCCTCGTCGAAGCCATCAAGAAGAACAGCATCAAGGTCACCGAACGCGCCCAGATGGCGCAGGTCGCCACCATCTCCGCCAACAACGACCCTGCCATCGGCGAACTCATCGGCGAGTGCATGGAGAAGGTCGGCAAAGACGGCGTCATCACCGTCGAAGAGTCCAAGTCGATCCAGACCGAAGTCGAGTACGTCGACGGCATGGCCTTCGACCGCGGCTACATCTCCCCCTACTTCGTCACCAACCCCGAGCGGATGGAAGCCGTCGTCGAAGACCCCTACATCCTCATCACCGATAAGAAGCTCTCCTCCGTCCAGGAGATCCTCCCGGTCCTCGAGCGCATCCTCCAGGTCACCAAGAACCTCGTCATCATCTGCGGTGACCTCGAAGGCGAAGCCCTGGCCACCCTCGCCGTCAACAAGCTCCGCGGCACCCTCAACGTCCTCGCCGTCAAGGCCCCCGGCTTCGGCGACCGCCAGAAGGATAACCTCGGCGACATCGCCGTCCTGACCGGCGGCCAGGTCATCTCCGAAGAGATCGGCCGCACCCTCGAAAGCGTCGATATCAGCGACCTCGGCCGCGCCCGCCGCGTCGTCTCCACCAAGGAGGAGACCACCATCATCGAGGGCAAGGGCAAGAAGAAGGACATCGACGCCCGCATCGCCCAGATCCGCGCCATTCTCGAAGAAGCCAAGAGCGACTGGGACCGCGAGAAGGCCCAGGAGCGCCTCGGGAAGCTCGCCGGCTCCGTCGCCGTCATCAAGGTCGGCGCTGCCACCGAAGTCGAGCTCAAGGAGAAAAAGCACCGCGTTGAAGACGCCCTCAGCGCCACCCGCGCCGCGGTCGAGGAAGGCATCGTGCCCGGCGGCGGTGTCGCCCTCCTGAACGCCGCTCCCGCCCTCGATAAGCTGAAGCTCGAAGGCGACGAGGCCACCGGCGTCCGCATCCTCCGCCGCGCCCTCGAAGAGCCGCTCCGCCGCATCGCCATCAACGCCGGCAAGGACGGCTCCGTCATCGTCGAAGAGGTCAAGAAGCTCCCCAAGGGCCACGGCTACGACGCCGCCAAGGATGAGTTCGGCGATATGGTCGCCAAGGGCATCATCGACCCGGCCAAGGTCACCCGCTCCGCGATCGAAAACGCCGTCTCCATCGCCGCCATGGTCCTGACCACGAACTGCCTCGTCACCGAAAAGCCCGAAAAGGAGCAGAACCCGACCCCGCCGCCCATGTACTAA
- the nadD gene encoding nicotinate-nucleotide adenylyltransferase — translation MAGGPLLIVGGTFDPPHLGHLVLAECARWQFGCGRVLFIPAGDPYRKTGTPTPENARAGGVAGRRVTPAALRLEMTRLATAGNPAFAVDARETRRPGPSYTVETLEELYAEGWRELVLVLGSDAAADLPNWRAPERIRELARVVVAEKAGAPAPAGFERVDMPRLEVSSTLIRERVRTGRPIRYLVPDAVAAFIEARGLYRDGD, via the coding sequence GTGGCCGGAGGACCGCTGCTGATCGTGGGGGGAACGTTCGACCCGCCCCACCTGGGGCACCTGGTGCTGGCGGAGTGTGCGCGCTGGCAGTTCGGGTGCGGGCGGGTGCTGTTCATCCCGGCGGGGGACCCGTACCGGAAGACGGGGACGCCGACGCCGGAGAATGCGCGGGCGGGCGGCGTGGCAGGGCGGCGGGTGACCCCGGCGGCGCTCCGGCTGGAGATGACGCGGCTGGCGACGGCGGGCAATCCAGCCTTCGCGGTGGACGCGCGGGAGACGCGCCGCCCCGGGCCGAGCTATACGGTCGAGACGCTCGAGGAGCTGTATGCGGAGGGGTGGCGGGAGCTGGTGCTGGTGCTCGGGAGCGACGCGGCGGCCGACCTGCCGAACTGGCGGGCGCCGGAGCGGATCCGGGAGCTGGCGCGGGTGGTGGTGGCGGAGAAGGCGGGAGCGCCGGCGCCGGCAGGCTTCGAGCGGGTGGACATGCCGCGGCTGGAGGTGAGTTCGACGCTTATCCGTGAGCGGGTGCGGACCGGCAGGCCGATCCGCTACCTCGTGCCCGATGCGGTGGCGGCGTTCATCGAGGCGCGGGGGCTCTACCGGGACGGGGATTGA
- the moaC gene encoding cyclic pyranopterin monophosphate synthase MoaC has translation MADELSHLDERGAARMVDVSGKPETAREAAAEALVLMQPATLRLILEGAVPKGDVIATARIAGIMAAKRTPDLIPLCHPLPISGVSVDIEPADDRTLRIRAVVRTTGRTGVEMEALTAAAVAALTIYDMCKAAEKGIRIEGVRLLEKRGGKSGHWLADSAPQSPSR, from the coding sequence ATGGCCGATGAGCTCTCCCACCTCGACGAACGCGGCGCCGCCCGCATGGTCGATGTCTCCGGCAAGCCCGAAACCGCCCGCGAAGCCGCGGCCGAAGCCCTCGTCCTCATGCAGCCGGCCACCCTCCGCCTCATCCTCGAAGGCGCCGTCCCCAAGGGCGATGTCATCGCAACGGCCCGCATCGCCGGCATCATGGCCGCCAAGCGCACCCCCGACCTCATCCCCCTCTGCCACCCCCTCCCCATCTCCGGCGTCTCCGTCGATATCGAACCCGCCGACGACCGCACCCTCCGCATCCGCGCTGTCGTTCGCACCACCGGGCGCACCGGCGTCGAAATGGAGGCCCTCACCGCTGCCGCCGTCGCCGCACTCACCATCTACGACATGTGCAAGGCCGCCGAAAAAGGCATCCGCATCGAAGGTGTCCGCCTCCTCGAGAAGCGCGGCGGCAAGAGCGGCCACTGGCTCGCCGACTCTGCGCCTCAATCCCCGTCCCGGTAG